From a single Candidatus Thorarchaeota archaeon genomic region:
- a CDS encoding cobalamin B12-binding domain-containing protein has product MSSSRKIRVLVAKPGLDGHDRGAKVVARALRDAGMEVIYTGLRQTPEMIVRAAVDESVDVIGLSILSGAHMALFPRIMELLREEGADDIIVIGGGIIPEDDVPELKKAGIAEVFGPGTPLNEIVDFIKEHVKV; this is encoded by the coding sequence TTGAGTTCGTCTAGGAAGATTAGAGTTCTTGTTGCAAAGCCCGGTCTGGATGGTCATGATCGTGGCGCGAAGGTCGTAGCCCGAGCCCTGCGAGATGCAGGAATGGAAGTCATTTACACAGGTCTACGGCAGACCCCAGAGATGATCGTTCGAGCCGCTGTTGATGAGTCCGTTGATGTCATTGGTCTCTCTATTCTCAGTGGAGCTCACATGGCCCTGTTCCCAAGAATTATGGAACTTCTTCGTGAAGAGGGTGCAGATGACATCATTGTCATCGGTGGTGGAATTATTCCTGAGGATGATGTCCCGGAGCTCAAGAAGGCGGGCATTGCTGAAGTCTTCGGTCCCGGTACTCCGCTGAACGAGATTGTTGACTTCATTAAGGAACACGTCAAAGTATAG